A window from Citrus sinensis cultivar Valencia sweet orange chromosome 3, DVS_A1.0, whole genome shotgun sequence encodes these proteins:
- the LOC102622266 gene encoding uncharacterized protein LOC102622266 isoform X2 — protein MAVKSEERLPTDWTAKFKVEKNGRKTKYYMNVRTGQKFFSKEDLLRYVKMKRTQLDEPSPTSSHGKRHLENSSSKLVAKENKQENSRSKRHSENRSMKPVAEENSHDNGHGKRHSENSSTKPVVDENNRPDWLPDGWVVELKTRKSGSAVGRQYKVYIEPITGCKFFSMPEVLRHLESVKNRNSECERKTTPTETSKYEGTRKVSTKRERETTERVVVEKSTVVDLPPSWTKETKIKKTARGIRKDRYFTDPVSGYVFCSKKDVFRYLETGEISKYAFKPRKRGADASELVTEEALPFPYAKRLKLDHTATRRQLFPVKESSDICSPEVMKAEVLNKRRGKEVSRLAGAPTAEIPPEPMAKMVIDKGAETKVISNLSSSALPKLRRSKRNQGKMVFADNGPVSTPVIDSLQEQRLLDSHIECSNGKTLNDMTKSAKRKKLNFPLRSSKRLVGLEPELVSNCMSIEQAPKKVTTESCKNMVISSAVLTSTGLVNKVSHLKAGSVPELANVSSDVTILSSGEPLNKVKSSRSRTTPGEQLQKLKSAETSGDMSEQRVSLFFGNSYLDPCLGPAFKALIGELPVNSNLASGPVLNPAADILQETSMQTTDGEKRSSRKTHINSMQSKNKQELSLPRRSSKRLAGLEPEMMANCESLERVRAPKNIITESCKSKGMTACLTSSSLVDEVSQQLKAGPVLGLPNRASVVLGLTKCVSSSRKPLNKIKSSGNLAIIGGQSAEANDDKSEPHLSLTFGGTNLNPCKTMMGETLVDSLPDSDPVSTTADILTEKKLQETKVEKSNNKKTRINLKKSKNKQQLNLSRRSSKRLAGLEPELVSNSISGEQAWGNATVESCKSEAPTCEKTDPHGLPDGVSQQSEAGHETMLAQHDLPNGVSQQVEAGHETMLAQHDLPNGVSQQVEAGHETMLAQHDPTDIVTPLLESSDKSGKPLEAQTVPEEPSQKLENEKPEEQPQKLESERMDIENPDSQVLLPYGDSWSDPCLEFAFKTLTGAIPVDENLAIQDYFQHQLDPSDTQKDNSLAMPEFGPIKSFQTDVPHQLDTPEKQPASAPQQQLPANPLPHPGNASTPSSSSIDLNNLA, from the exons ATGGCGGTGAAAAGCGAGGAACGGCTTCCTACTGACTGGACTGCGAAATTCAAAGTGGAAAAGAACGGTCGAAAAACTAAG TACTACATGAATGTTAGAACGGGTCAAAAATTCTTCTCCAAAGAGGATCTTCTTCGATATGTTAAGATGAAAAGAACCCAACTGGATGAGCCTTCTCCAACTAGTAGCCACGGAAAGAGGCACTTGGAAAATAGTAGCTCGAAA CTTGTAGCAAAAGAGAACAAACAGGAAAATAGTCGTAGCAAAAGGCACTCAGAAAATAGGAGCATGAAA CCTGTAGCAGAAGAAAACAGCCATGACAATGGCCATGGCAAAAGGCACTCAGAAAATAGTAGCACGAAA CCTGTAGTAGATGAAAATAACCGTCCTGATTGGTTGCCTGATGGCTGGGTTGTGGAGTTGAAAACCCGCAAGAGTGGTTCAGCTGTGGGACGACAATACAAG GTTTACATTGAGCCAATTACTGGATGTAAATTCTTCTCAATGCCAGAGGTTCTTCGTCATCTGGAATCTGTGAAGAACAGAAATTCTGAGTGTGAAAGGAAGACAACACCCACTGAAACATCAAAGTATGAGGGTACACGAAAGGTTTCAaccaaaagagagagagaaacaacAGAAAGA GTGGTGGTTGAGAAATCTACTGTGGTTGATTTGCCGCCCAGCTGGACTAAGgaaaccaaaattaaaaagactGCACGTGGAATTAGAAAAGACCGG TATTTCACCGATCCAGTTAGTGGATATGTATTCTGTTCAAAAAAGGATGTATTCCGCTACCTAGAAACTGGAGAGATCAGTAAATATGCATTTAAACCAAGAAAAAGGGGTGCTGATGCTTCAGAGCTGGTTACTGAGGAAGCTTTG CCATTTCCCTATGCTAAAAGGCTGAAATTGGATCACACTGCTACCAGGAGACAACTGTTTCCAG TTAAGGAGAGTTCTGATATATGCAGCCCTGAAGTTATGAAGGCTGAGGTCTTGAATAAAAGGCGGGGCAAGGAGGTATCTCGTCTTGCTGGAGCTCCCACAGCTGAGATTCCCCCAGAGCCAATGGCTAAAATGGTGATTGATAAGGGTGCTGAAACCAAGGTAATCTCTAATTTGAGCAGTTCAGCGCTGCCAAAATTAAGGCGTTCAAAGAGAAATCAAGGCAAAATGGTTTTTGCTGATAATGGGCCCGTATCAACTCCTGTTATTGATAGTCTTCAAGAACAAAGATTACTTGATAGTCACATTGAGTGCAGCAATGGAAAAACTCTGAATGATATGACCAAATctgcaaaaaggaaaaagcttaACTTCCCTCTTCGGTCTTCAAAACGTCTTGTTGGGCTTGAACCTGAGCTGGTGTCCAACTGCATGTCCATTGAACAAGCTCCCAAAAAGGTAACTACAGAATCATGTAAAAATATGGTCATTTCATCTGCAGTTTTGACTTCTACGGGCTTGGTGAATAAAGTATCTCATCTCAAGGCTGGCTCAGTACCAGAACTTGCAAATGTGTCGTCTGACGTAACCATTCTATCAAGTGGAGAGCCATTAAACAAGGTCAAATCTTCAAGGAGCCGGACCACTCCTGGAGAGCAATTGCAAAAGTTGAAATCTGCTGAAACCAGTGGTGACATGTCTGAACAACGTGTATCCTTATTCTTTGGGAATTCTTATTTAGATCCATGCCTGGGACCTGCATTCAAGGCTCTGATTGGTGAACTACCGGTGAATTCTAATCTTGCTAGTGGGCCTGTTTTAAATCCTGCAGCTGATATCCTGCAGGAGACGAGCATGCAGACGACCGATGGGGAAAAGAGAAGCAGCAGAAAAACTCATATAAACTCAATGCAATCAAAGAACAAGCAAGAGCTTAGTTTGCCTCGTCGGTCTTCGAAACGTCTTGCCGGGCTTGAACCTGAGATGATGGCCAATTGTGAGTCCCTTGAACGAGTACGAGCTCCTAAGAACATAATTACTGAATCTTGTAAAAGTAAAGGCATGACTGCATGTTTGACTTCGAGTAGTTTGGTGGATGAAGTTTCTCAGCAGCTCAAGGCTGGCCCAGTGCTGGGACTTCCAAATCGTGCATCTGTGGTACTGGGACTTACAAAATGTGTGTCATCAAGTAGAAAGCCcttgaacaaaattaaatcttcTGGGAACCTGGCTATTATTGGGGGGCAATCTGCTGAAGCCAATGATGACAAGTCAGAACCACATTTGTCCTTAACCTTTGGGGGTACTAATTTAAATCCATGCAAGACTATGATGGGTGAAACTCTGGTGGATTCTTTACCTGATAGTGATCCTGTTTCAACTACAGCCGATATTCTGACAGAGAAGAAACTGCAGGAGACTAAGGTAGAAAAGAgcaacaataaaaaaacacGGATAAACTTGAAGAAATCCAAGAACAAGCAGCAGCTTAACTTGTCTCGTCGGTCTTCAAAACGTCTTGCTGGGCTTGAACCTGAGCTGGTGTCCAACTCAATTTCTGGTGAACAAGCTTGGGGAAATGCAACTGTAGAGTCTTGCAAGAGTGAAGCCCCCACATGTGAAAAAACAGATCCACATGGGCTGCCAGATGGTGTATCTCAGCAGTCTGAGGCTGGACATGAAACAATGCTTGCACAGCACGATCTGCCAAACGGTGTATCTCAGCAGGTTGAGGCTGGACATGAAACAATGCTTGCACAACATGATCTGCCAAACGGTGTATCTCAGCAG GTTGAGGCTGGACATGAAACAATGCTTGCACAGCATGATCCTACTGATATTGTCACTCCATTACTTGAGTCATCAGACAAGAGCGGCAAGCCTCTTGAAGCACAAACTGTTCCTGAAGAGCCatctcaaaagttggaaaatgagAAGCCAGAAGAACAGCCTCAAAAGCTGGAAAGTGAGAGAATGGATATTGAAAATCCAGATTCACAGGTCCTCCTTCCATACGGGGATTCTTGGTCGGATCCATGCCTGGAATTCGCATTCAAGACTCTTACGGGTGCAATACCAGTAGATGAGAATTTGGCAATTCAGGATTACTTCCAGCATCAACTTGACCCTTCTGACACACAGAAGGACAATAGCTTGGCCATGCCAGAGTTTGGCCCTATCAAGTCTTTCCAAACTGATGTTCCACATCAGCTTGATACACCAGAAAAGCAACCTGCTTCTGCTCCCCAGCAGCAGTTGCCCGCAAACCCCTTGCCACACCCGGGAAATGCAAGCACACCAAGTTCAAGTAGCATTGATCTCAACAACCTAGCATAG
- the LOC102624406 gene encoding 16 kDa phloem protein 2-like, translated as MPKGTLEVLLVCAKGLQDTDFLSNMDPYVVLSCRTQEKRSSVASGQGTTPNWNENFVFTISEGTTALKLKIMDSDTVSQDDFVGEAIIPLHSVFEAGNVPQQAYNVVKDKKFQGEVRVGLTFKPEGGHGHHSHGRAAGESHSGGDRGYGGESYGGWKESSY; from the exons ATGCCAAAGGGAACCCTTGAAGTTCTTCTTGTTTGTGCCAAAGGGCTTCAAGATACCGATTTTCTCA GTAACATGGATCCGTATGTCGTCCTCTCTTGTCGTACCCAAGAGAAGAGAAGCAGCGTTGCATCAG GACAAGGAACGACACCAAACTGGAACGAGAATTTTGTATTCACAATCTCTGAGGGCACTACAGCcctcaaattgaaaataatggaCAGCGATACAGTTTCTCAAGATGATTTTGTCGGAGAAGCAAT CATTCCGCTGCATTCGGTGTTTGAGGCGGGAAACGTCCCACAACAAGCCTACAACGTTGTTAAGGACAAAAAATTTCAGGGAGAGGTTCGAGTCGGCCTCACTTTTAAGCCTGAG GGAGGCCACGGACACCACAGTCATGGTCGTGCTGCCGGGGAAAGCCATTCAGGGGGTGATCGTGGTTATGGTGGAGAAAGCTATGGAGGATGGAAAGAGTCTTCATACTGA
- the LOC102622266 gene encoding uncharacterized protein LOC102622266 isoform X3: MNVRTGQKFFSKEDLLRYVKMKRTQLDEPSPTSSHGKRHLENSSSKLVAKENKQENSRSKRHSENRSMKPVAEENSHDNGHGKRHSENSSTKPVVDENNRPDWLPDGWVVELKTRKSGSAVGRQYKVYIEPITGCKFFSMPEVLRHLESVKNRNSECERKTTPTETSKYEGTRKVSTKRERETTERVVVEKSTVVDLPPSWTKETKIKKTARGIRKDRYFTDPVSGYVFCSKKDVFRYLETGEISKYAFKPRKRGADASELVTEEALPFPYAKRLKLDHTATRRQLFPVKESSDICSPEVMKAEVLNKRRGKEVSRLAGAPTAEIPPEPMAKMVIDKGAETKVISNLSSSALPKLRRSKRNQGKMVFADNGPVSTPVIDSLQEQRLLDSHIECSNGKTLNDMTKSAKRKKLNFPLRSSKRLVGLEPELVSNCMSIEQAPKKVTTESCKNMVISSAVLTSTGLVNKVSHLKAGSVPELANVSSDVTILSSGEPLNKVKSSRSRTTPGEQLQKLKSAETSGDMSEQRVSLFFGNSYLDPCLGPAFKALIGELPVNSNLASGPVLNPAADILQETSMQTTDGEKRSSRKTHINSMQSKNKQELSLPRRSSKRLAGLEPEMMANCESLERVRAPKNIITESCKSKGMTACLTSSSLVDEVSQQLKAGPVLGLPNRASVVLGLTKCVSSSRKPLNKIKSSGNLAIIGGQSAEANDDKSEPHLSLTFGGTNLNPCKTMMGETLVDSLPDSDPVSTTADILTEKKLQETKVEKSNNKKTRINLKKSKNKQQLNLSRRSSKRLAGLEPELVSNSISGEQAWGNATVESCKSEAPTCEKTDPHGLPDGVSQQSEAGHETMLAQHDLPNGVSQQVEAGHETMLAQHDLPNGVSQQVEAGHETMLAQHDLPNGVSQQVEAGHETMLAQHDPTDIVTPLLESSDKSGKPLEAQTVPEEPSQKLENEKPEEQPQKLESERMDIENPDSQVLLPYGDSWSDPCLEFAFKTLTGAIPVDENLAIQDYFQHQLDPSDTQKDNSLAMPEFGPIKSFQTDVPHQLDTPEKQPASAPQQQLPANPLPHPGNASTPSSSSIDLNNLA; encoded by the exons ATGAATGTTAGAACGGGTCAAAAATTCTTCTCCAAAGAGGATCTTCTTCGATATGTTAAGATGAAAAGAACCCAACTGGATGAGCCTTCTCCAACTAGTAGCCACGGAAAGAGGCACTTGGAAAATAGTAGCTCGAAA CTTGTAGCAAAAGAGAACAAACAGGAAAATAGTCGTAGCAAAAGGCACTCAGAAAATAGGAGCATGAAA CCTGTAGCAGAAGAAAACAGCCATGACAATGGCCATGGCAAAAGGCACTCAGAAAATAGTAGCACGAAA CCTGTAGTAGATGAAAATAACCGTCCTGATTGGTTGCCTGATGGCTGGGTTGTGGAGTTGAAAACCCGCAAGAGTGGTTCAGCTGTGGGACGACAATACAAG GTTTACATTGAGCCAATTACTGGATGTAAATTCTTCTCAATGCCAGAGGTTCTTCGTCATCTGGAATCTGTGAAGAACAGAAATTCTGAGTGTGAAAGGAAGACAACACCCACTGAAACATCAAAGTATGAGGGTACACGAAAGGTTTCAaccaaaagagagagagaaacaacAGAAAGA GTGGTGGTTGAGAAATCTACTGTGGTTGATTTGCCGCCCAGCTGGACTAAGgaaaccaaaattaaaaagactGCACGTGGAATTAGAAAAGACCGG TATTTCACCGATCCAGTTAGTGGATATGTATTCTGTTCAAAAAAGGATGTATTCCGCTACCTAGAAACTGGAGAGATCAGTAAATATGCATTTAAACCAAGAAAAAGGGGTGCTGATGCTTCAGAGCTGGTTACTGAGGAAGCTTTG CCATTTCCCTATGCTAAAAGGCTGAAATTGGATCACACTGCTACCAGGAGACAACTGTTTCCAG TTAAGGAGAGTTCTGATATATGCAGCCCTGAAGTTATGAAGGCTGAGGTCTTGAATAAAAGGCGGGGCAAGGAGGTATCTCGTCTTGCTGGAGCTCCCACAGCTGAGATTCCCCCAGAGCCAATGGCTAAAATGGTGATTGATAAGGGTGCTGAAACCAAGGTAATCTCTAATTTGAGCAGTTCAGCGCTGCCAAAATTAAGGCGTTCAAAGAGAAATCAAGGCAAAATGGTTTTTGCTGATAATGGGCCCGTATCAACTCCTGTTATTGATAGTCTTCAAGAACAAAGATTACTTGATAGTCACATTGAGTGCAGCAATGGAAAAACTCTGAATGATATGACCAAATctgcaaaaaggaaaaagcttaACTTCCCTCTTCGGTCTTCAAAACGTCTTGTTGGGCTTGAACCTGAGCTGGTGTCCAACTGCATGTCCATTGAACAAGCTCCCAAAAAGGTAACTACAGAATCATGTAAAAATATGGTCATTTCATCTGCAGTTTTGACTTCTACGGGCTTGGTGAATAAAGTATCTCATCTCAAGGCTGGCTCAGTACCAGAACTTGCAAATGTGTCGTCTGACGTAACCATTCTATCAAGTGGAGAGCCATTAAACAAGGTCAAATCTTCAAGGAGCCGGACCACTCCTGGAGAGCAATTGCAAAAGTTGAAATCTGCTGAAACCAGTGGTGACATGTCTGAACAACGTGTATCCTTATTCTTTGGGAATTCTTATTTAGATCCATGCCTGGGACCTGCATTCAAGGCTCTGATTGGTGAACTACCGGTGAATTCTAATCTTGCTAGTGGGCCTGTTTTAAATCCTGCAGCTGATATCCTGCAGGAGACGAGCATGCAGACGACCGATGGGGAAAAGAGAAGCAGCAGAAAAACTCATATAAACTCAATGCAATCAAAGAACAAGCAAGAGCTTAGTTTGCCTCGTCGGTCTTCGAAACGTCTTGCCGGGCTTGAACCTGAGATGATGGCCAATTGTGAGTCCCTTGAACGAGTACGAGCTCCTAAGAACATAATTACTGAATCTTGTAAAAGTAAAGGCATGACTGCATGTTTGACTTCGAGTAGTTTGGTGGATGAAGTTTCTCAGCAGCTCAAGGCTGGCCCAGTGCTGGGACTTCCAAATCGTGCATCTGTGGTACTGGGACTTACAAAATGTGTGTCATCAAGTAGAAAGCCcttgaacaaaattaaatcttcTGGGAACCTGGCTATTATTGGGGGGCAATCTGCTGAAGCCAATGATGACAAGTCAGAACCACATTTGTCCTTAACCTTTGGGGGTACTAATTTAAATCCATGCAAGACTATGATGGGTGAAACTCTGGTGGATTCTTTACCTGATAGTGATCCTGTTTCAACTACAGCCGATATTCTGACAGAGAAGAAACTGCAGGAGACTAAGGTAGAAAAGAgcaacaataaaaaaacacGGATAAACTTGAAGAAATCCAAGAACAAGCAGCAGCTTAACTTGTCTCGTCGGTCTTCAAAACGTCTTGCTGGGCTTGAACCTGAGCTGGTGTCCAACTCAATTTCTGGTGAACAAGCTTGGGGAAATGCAACTGTAGAGTCTTGCAAGAGTGAAGCCCCCACATGTGAAAAAACAGATCCACATGGGCTGCCAGATGGTGTATCTCAGCAGTCTGAGGCTGGACATGAAACAATGCTTGCACAGCACGATCTGCCAAACGGTGTATCTCAGCAGGTTGAGGCTGGACATGAAACAATGCTTGCACAACATGATCTGCCAAACGGTGTATCTCAGCAGGTTGAGGCTGGACATGAAACAATGCTTGCACAACATGATCTGCCAAACGGTGTATCTCAGCAGGTTGAGGCTGGACATGAAACAATGCTTGCACAGCATGATCCTACTGATATTGTCACTCCATTACTTGAGTCATCAGACAAGAGCGGCAAGCCTCTTGAAGCACAAACTGTTCCTGAAGAGCCatctcaaaagttggaaaatgagAAGCCAGAAGAACAGCCTCAAAAGCTGGAAAGTGAGAGAATGGATATTGAAAATCCAGATTCACAGGTCCTCCTTCCATACGGGGATTCTTGGTCGGATCCATGCCTGGAATTCGCATTCAAGACTCTTACGGGTGCAATACCAGTAGATGAGAATTTGGCAATTCAGGATTACTTCCAGCATCAACTTGACCCTTCTGACACACAGAAGGACAATAGCTTGGCCATGCCAGAGTTTGGCCCTATCAAGTCTTTCCAAACTGATGTTCCACATCAGCTTGATACACCAGAAAAGCAACCTGCTTCTGCTCCCCAGCAGCAGTTGCCCGCAAACCCCTTGCCACACCCGGGAAATGCAAGCACACCAAGTTCAAGTAGCATTGATCTCAACAACCTAGCATAG
- the LOC102622266 gene encoding uncharacterized protein LOC102622266 isoform X1 has translation MAVKSEERLPTDWTAKFKVEKNGRKTKYYMNVRTGQKFFSKEDLLRYVKMKRTQLDEPSPTSSHGKRHLENSSSKLVAKENKQENSRSKRHSENRSMKPVAEENSHDNGHGKRHSENSSTKPVVDENNRPDWLPDGWVVELKTRKSGSAVGRQYKVYIEPITGCKFFSMPEVLRHLESVKNRNSECERKTTPTETSKYEGTRKVSTKRERETTERVVVEKSTVVDLPPSWTKETKIKKTARGIRKDRYFTDPVSGYVFCSKKDVFRYLETGEISKYAFKPRKRGADASELVTEEALPFPYAKRLKLDHTATRRQLFPVKESSDICSPEVMKAEVLNKRRGKEVSRLAGAPTAEIPPEPMAKMVIDKGAETKVISNLSSSALPKLRRSKRNQGKMVFADNGPVSTPVIDSLQEQRLLDSHIECSNGKTLNDMTKSAKRKKLNFPLRSSKRLVGLEPELVSNCMSIEQAPKKVTTESCKNMVISSAVLTSTGLVNKVSHLKAGSVPELANVSSDVTILSSGEPLNKVKSSRSRTTPGEQLQKLKSAETSGDMSEQRVSLFFGNSYLDPCLGPAFKALIGELPVNSNLASGPVLNPAADILQETSMQTTDGEKRSSRKTHINSMQSKNKQELSLPRRSSKRLAGLEPEMMANCESLERVRAPKNIITESCKSKGMTACLTSSSLVDEVSQQLKAGPVLGLPNRASVVLGLTKCVSSSRKPLNKIKSSGNLAIIGGQSAEANDDKSEPHLSLTFGGTNLNPCKTMMGETLVDSLPDSDPVSTTADILTEKKLQETKVEKSNNKKTRINLKKSKNKQQLNLSRRSSKRLAGLEPELVSNSISGEQAWGNATVESCKSEAPTCEKTDPHGLPDGVSQQSEAGHETMLAQHDLPNGVSQQVEAGHETMLAQHDLPNGVSQQVEAGHETMLAQHDLPNGVSQQVEAGHETMLAQHDPTDIVTPLLESSDKSGKPLEAQTVPEEPSQKLENEKPEEQPQKLESERMDIENPDSQVLLPYGDSWSDPCLEFAFKTLTGAIPVDENLAIQDYFQHQLDPSDTQKDNSLAMPEFGPIKSFQTDVPHQLDTPEKQPASAPQQQLPANPLPHPGNASTPSSSSIDLNNLA, from the exons ATGGCGGTGAAAAGCGAGGAACGGCTTCCTACTGACTGGACTGCGAAATTCAAAGTGGAAAAGAACGGTCGAAAAACTAAG TACTACATGAATGTTAGAACGGGTCAAAAATTCTTCTCCAAAGAGGATCTTCTTCGATATGTTAAGATGAAAAGAACCCAACTGGATGAGCCTTCTCCAACTAGTAGCCACGGAAAGAGGCACTTGGAAAATAGTAGCTCGAAA CTTGTAGCAAAAGAGAACAAACAGGAAAATAGTCGTAGCAAAAGGCACTCAGAAAATAGGAGCATGAAA CCTGTAGCAGAAGAAAACAGCCATGACAATGGCCATGGCAAAAGGCACTCAGAAAATAGTAGCACGAAA CCTGTAGTAGATGAAAATAACCGTCCTGATTGGTTGCCTGATGGCTGGGTTGTGGAGTTGAAAACCCGCAAGAGTGGTTCAGCTGTGGGACGACAATACAAG GTTTACATTGAGCCAATTACTGGATGTAAATTCTTCTCAATGCCAGAGGTTCTTCGTCATCTGGAATCTGTGAAGAACAGAAATTCTGAGTGTGAAAGGAAGACAACACCCACTGAAACATCAAAGTATGAGGGTACACGAAAGGTTTCAaccaaaagagagagagaaacaacAGAAAGA GTGGTGGTTGAGAAATCTACTGTGGTTGATTTGCCGCCCAGCTGGACTAAGgaaaccaaaattaaaaagactGCACGTGGAATTAGAAAAGACCGG TATTTCACCGATCCAGTTAGTGGATATGTATTCTGTTCAAAAAAGGATGTATTCCGCTACCTAGAAACTGGAGAGATCAGTAAATATGCATTTAAACCAAGAAAAAGGGGTGCTGATGCTTCAGAGCTGGTTACTGAGGAAGCTTTG CCATTTCCCTATGCTAAAAGGCTGAAATTGGATCACACTGCTACCAGGAGACAACTGTTTCCAG TTAAGGAGAGTTCTGATATATGCAGCCCTGAAGTTATGAAGGCTGAGGTCTTGAATAAAAGGCGGGGCAAGGAGGTATCTCGTCTTGCTGGAGCTCCCACAGCTGAGATTCCCCCAGAGCCAATGGCTAAAATGGTGATTGATAAGGGTGCTGAAACCAAGGTAATCTCTAATTTGAGCAGTTCAGCGCTGCCAAAATTAAGGCGTTCAAAGAGAAATCAAGGCAAAATGGTTTTTGCTGATAATGGGCCCGTATCAACTCCTGTTATTGATAGTCTTCAAGAACAAAGATTACTTGATAGTCACATTGAGTGCAGCAATGGAAAAACTCTGAATGATATGACCAAATctgcaaaaaggaaaaagcttaACTTCCCTCTTCGGTCTTCAAAACGTCTTGTTGGGCTTGAACCTGAGCTGGTGTCCAACTGCATGTCCATTGAACAAGCTCCCAAAAAGGTAACTACAGAATCATGTAAAAATATGGTCATTTCATCTGCAGTTTTGACTTCTACGGGCTTGGTGAATAAAGTATCTCATCTCAAGGCTGGCTCAGTACCAGAACTTGCAAATGTGTCGTCTGACGTAACCATTCTATCAAGTGGAGAGCCATTAAACAAGGTCAAATCTTCAAGGAGCCGGACCACTCCTGGAGAGCAATTGCAAAAGTTGAAATCTGCTGAAACCAGTGGTGACATGTCTGAACAACGTGTATCCTTATTCTTTGGGAATTCTTATTTAGATCCATGCCTGGGACCTGCATTCAAGGCTCTGATTGGTGAACTACCGGTGAATTCTAATCTTGCTAGTGGGCCTGTTTTAAATCCTGCAGCTGATATCCTGCAGGAGACGAGCATGCAGACGACCGATGGGGAAAAGAGAAGCAGCAGAAAAACTCATATAAACTCAATGCAATCAAAGAACAAGCAAGAGCTTAGTTTGCCTCGTCGGTCTTCGAAACGTCTTGCCGGGCTTGAACCTGAGATGATGGCCAATTGTGAGTCCCTTGAACGAGTACGAGCTCCTAAGAACATAATTACTGAATCTTGTAAAAGTAAAGGCATGACTGCATGTTTGACTTCGAGTAGTTTGGTGGATGAAGTTTCTCAGCAGCTCAAGGCTGGCCCAGTGCTGGGACTTCCAAATCGTGCATCTGTGGTACTGGGACTTACAAAATGTGTGTCATCAAGTAGAAAGCCcttgaacaaaattaaatcttcTGGGAACCTGGCTATTATTGGGGGGCAATCTGCTGAAGCCAATGATGACAAGTCAGAACCACATTTGTCCTTAACCTTTGGGGGTACTAATTTAAATCCATGCAAGACTATGATGGGTGAAACTCTGGTGGATTCTTTACCTGATAGTGATCCTGTTTCAACTACAGCCGATATTCTGACAGAGAAGAAACTGCAGGAGACTAAGGTAGAAAAGAgcaacaataaaaaaacacGGATAAACTTGAAGAAATCCAAGAACAAGCAGCAGCTTAACTTGTCTCGTCGGTCTTCAAAACGTCTTGCTGGGCTTGAACCTGAGCTGGTGTCCAACTCAATTTCTGGTGAACAAGCTTGGGGAAATGCAACTGTAGAGTCTTGCAAGAGTGAAGCCCCCACATGTGAAAAAACAGATCCACATGGGCTGCCAGATGGTGTATCTCAGCAGTCTGAGGCTGGACATGAAACAATGCTTGCACAGCACGATCTGCCAAACGGTGTATCTCAGCAGGTTGAGGCTGGACATGAAACAATGCTTGCACAACATGATCTGCCAAACGGTGTATCTCAGCAGGTTGAGGCTGGACATGAAACAATGCTTGCACAACATGATCTGCCAAACGGTGTATCTCAGCAGGTTGAGGCTGGACATGAAACAATGCTTGCACAGCATGATCCTACTGATATTGTCACTCCATTACTTGAGTCATCAGACAAGAGCGGCAAGCCTCTTGAAGCACAAACTGTTCCTGAAGAGCCatctcaaaagttggaaaatgagAAGCCAGAAGAACAGCCTCAAAAGCTGGAAAGTGAGAGAATGGATATTGAAAATCCAGATTCACAGGTCCTCCTTCCATACGGGGATTCTTGGTCGGATCCATGCCTGGAATTCGCATTCAAGACTCTTACGGGTGCAATACCAGTAGATGAGAATTTGGCAATTCAGGATTACTTCCAGCATCAACTTGACCCTTCTGACACACAGAAGGACAATAGCTTGGCCATGCCAGAGTTTGGCCCTATCAAGTCTTTCCAAACTGATGTTCCACATCAGCTTGATACACCAGAAAAGCAACCTGCTTCTGCTCCCCAGCAGCAGTTGCCCGCAAACCCCTTGCCACACCCGGGAAATGCAAGCACACCAAGTTCAAGTAGCATTGATCTCAACAACCTAGCATAG